A region of Candidatus Nezhaarchaeota archaeon DNA encodes the following proteins:
- the coaBC gene encoding bifunctional phosphopantothenoylcysteine decarboxylase/phosphopantothenate--cysteine ligase CoaBC: MYRHTVNEIRCSKTDDLKDMNIALCVTASVAVYKALDLARELIKRGANVRFVATPKTLKFISPTLMQWASGNKPIVKGTGEVEHIAIAGKDGWAHALIVAPATANTLCKLASGISDNVVMDVLTTALGSGKPIIVAPAMHASMYMAPTVKQCLDKLRGLGVTIIEPDVEDGRLKMAAIEDIADLVEDVLNPIEGLRGLKVLVTAGPTREHLDPIRFITNASSGRMGFSLASVCANNGAYVYLISGPTHLKPPRGVNFKSVTSTEEMLNACLEIAEGEKPKIIVLAAAPADFSFKEVSTDKVSSNAHLNVTLKPTPKIYLALRERLPEAIMVGFKAEYGVSVEELLERARRRMKEGNLDIILANDVSRPDVGFGSEHNEGYLITSDEELKVGRVSKRRMARLIMKKAIEILKKRAHKQSSYV, from the coding sequence ATGTATCGACACACCGTCAATGAGATTAGGTGCTCTAAGACCGACGACTTGAAGGACATGAACATAGCCCTGTGCGTTACTGCTAGCGTCGCTGTCTATAAGGCCTTAGACCTCGCTCGTGAGCTCATAAAGCGTGGAGCCAACGTGAGGTTTGTAGCGACGCCTAAAACCCTTAAGTTCATAAGCCCGACACTAATGCAATGGGCGTCAGGCAATAAGCCCATAGTAAAGGGCACGGGCGAGGTAGAGCACATAGCCATCGCCGGCAAGGATGGCTGGGCACACGCGCTCATCGTCGCTCCAGCCACAGCAAACACGTTATGTAAGCTTGCGAGTGGCATTTCAGACAACGTGGTAATGGACGTGCTAACCACAGCTCTAGGCTCTGGAAAACCCATAATTGTCGCTCCAGCAATGCATGCAAGCATGTACATGGCCCCAACAGTTAAGCAGTGTCTTGACAAGCTTAGAGGACTCGGCGTAACGATCATTGAACCAGATGTTGAGGACGGAAGGTTGAAGATGGCTGCGATTGAGGACATAGCCGACTTGGTCGAGGACGTCCTGAATCCAATAGAAGGATTGAGGGGGCTAAAGGTCCTAGTAACGGCAGGACCAACTAGAGAGCATCTAGACCCCATAAGGTTCATAACTAATGCGAGCAGCGGGAGAATGGGCTTCTCGCTTGCATCCGTCTGTGCTAATAATGGGGCTTATGTGTACTTGATCTCAGGTCCCACGCACCTTAAACCGCCTAGAGGCGTCAACTTTAAGAGCGTTACCTCAACGGAGGAGATGCTTAATGCCTGCTTAGAGATCGCTGAGGGGGAGAAGCCCAAGATCATCGTCTTAGCAGCAGCTCCAGCCGATTTCTCATTCAAAGAGGTCTCTACGGATAAAGTCAGCTCTAATGCGCACCTAAACGTCACCCTCAAGCCAACCCCGAAAATATACTTAGCCTTGAGAGAGAGATTGCCCGAGGCAATCATGGTTGGATTCAAGGCTGAGTACGGTGTTTCAGTCGAAGAGCTTTTAGAGAGGGCCAGGAGGAGGATGAAGGAGGGCAATTTAGACATCATCTTGGCGAATGACGTCTCAAGACCTGATGTGGGCTTTGGCTCTGAACACAACGAGGGCTACTTGATAACTAGCGATGAGGAGCTCAAAGTGGGCAGAGTAAGTAAGAGGAGAATGGCGAGGCTAATAATGAAGAAGGCTATTGAAATTTTGAAAAAGAGGGCACACAAACAATCCAGTTACGTTTGA